One window of the Zea mays cultivar B73 chromosome 3, Zm-B73-REFERENCE-NAM-5.0, whole genome shotgun sequence genome contains the following:
- the LOC100502303 gene encoding uncharacterized protein isoform X31 has translation MDLAGMKRRELQALCKRHGLPAGGTNADLVGRLDAVLSGPAVVEEEVAGVPARKGCLKQTGGGATEAKKVTFGAEVGKARRLRSRVIWSPVVAKTRGKSARAGTDSAAEDGISADVGADVPVRRSRRNSFNPAEAEEAGEAVAVDRKPKRKNQENDEGVAVIAQARVTRRSNLEWSATVLPPAVEKKRGRQNAAESDVQKSALVEVTARTTRSRSIVPVVVPPTVVENKRRKTGDPQTTVELTMLSDVPRSDFPATRSLRNKIVHVNNSVVDETHTTRQLENKMRPSTRRHQQVASSPEDKGQKIPATSKSPLLRWSRRNYSEANSANSVNIKLAKDSSTAQPLAHHNSHSEDLEKQPAVKEPIKRSTRKSIALAALEKEKDVIEGKNPEAHVRRSTRKSVVQVKDTKSIVEETQYANSEDVAKQPATKGPARGLRRKSVITELHEKEKSLIAEKNMETDEAILTRKPVIPVKNIKAVGEGIQIGKGKDVDKQFVVKQPTRRSSRKSVLPDMLENNSGLLAPKMNAEMNVRRSTRKSVLPDMHNEKQDHHKMARNENLQSGKYQDGEKQQKVKDSIRQSRRSIATVLLEGQNNDEGKKFKNPTRRTTHKSHALNAVEEVSMDHIEVGEEGLKLRKRSRFLLEISSSANVSWKHQNAQISNEKDNTEGSQQASNCTTSKRRSSKKRRTTAPEEVMPFKVANDDIVIMEETKDTLEYNNESSSKVQEICQVNAAREEFSSGPLLVTVAPSDEICTVQSVAVVIPGSESGDDANQSSDKSKQPQEHSVTQTVDDHLSETRSGKLDQSTCITGLVSDNCVVSEDKTLMSEDREEQSPVSGEQRVSLEANANEPEEKNLANVTSTDLHTKSLQHDIDRIAKETDKDVLSLVFPIEEHEEKYGVSPIAVEKCVCREASACESARKPLTVIFSNNLHTKHLQHDCDVLIKETGEEVLAQENCNDQPVPAQTDLEIKLNDELADPDVLAQENCNDQPVPANEPEEKNLANVISTDLHTKTLQHDNDRIAEETDKDHEEQSNVFGERRVSLEANANEPEEKNLANVISTDLHTKTLQHDNDRIAEETDKDHEEQSNVSGERRVSLEANANEPEEKNLANVISTDLHTKTLQHDNDRIAEETDKDVSSLVFPIEEHEEKYAVSPIAVEKSVSREASACESAGKPLTVIFSNDLHTKHLQHDCDVLIKETGEDVLAQENCNDQPVPAQTDLEMKLNDELADPEVLAQENCNDQPVLAQTDLETKLNDELADLAMESGCSITERNEGLVAHNLDQEGFLEATPECKQECGLPEETVISSKETGSLLCADQSPIGLESLFSQESIVESVGHCALASATTHTENGFDDSKDCHNKSALENVHVPEPCSHNDTKGGIFKNVDCMHTSQRDDRMEGVPEANTDEEHVLSAFLLDANHLNVVINSEEVVCEGEDSKELLHSEDCKASSEKTDVNDGNVYGISDAVVRCALHAPADDNYEIFLGPNTDVPRQVYNDGCSDVKEDRFASKPWTIDIIEDASVKERSNLKDWQLDSKLEGTEIVESGLYFNKDIGNILHSGSIGEITPSGSGLSKDSSVDYRGEVLDGFSMEASLERSSTRGEQNGCRLDAIENPSITLATSGYKHEGALSEEAVYTKKNYAGTCLSNPRELIMELQSHFSKENINESDPHDSLVFPTAENSADEQLVKVHHGSNLSQLGLTDLLDGPIGCSNTDVLCQCDNHKNQSNEDKVEEVEAVSAAKYIESEVVLLPSQERSNLNNEQLNTKLESPNIMGSCLNCDNDVCNTSDNGSVFVIGKRTPSASGLPEDYPKDSDLQQPVLDSFSVVSSFQDNISGKKTVSGVAGSEILSLSLATPDYKHEDGFSEEAVCRTKNYTGTSSVDPRHLDMEGHSIYSEGGTEKSNLQDNLAFLSAESGKDEPIICHVEKLVDAHASSDTYQGPCQDLGRHEEQESCMSIPMQAKESGGVLRSSHTKGSVTAAQIDLAGDAHLIVSDNAAAKQVFSEEKEETKSISSSDIDILHEKSYSSGHDDHAACAAETQFYHPQKASISDGLHLGPSSLQVESLDALDSDILYVNTGVLEQHHKEGYYEPSVYQITSGICTMSEAEPFEVLETGKDVKTPSKLDEQLNPGLDGDEAEKHSLDCGTDTSPVMSKRTLSSPGSGPCQQYVNESTTSTQSTDNHPNDLPAPRSPEQSACFQNDNDSGSVGICQSSRRRGIDELCGKLQSFKVSSAVKGSYVAMGAPRPKPGDSTSRSAAALLRNIENTTAVKAGRPPVKPNADGKDSSRRALQPISGRPDSR, from the exons TCATATGGTCGCCGGTCGTTGCCAAGACAAGGGGGAAGTCTGCTCGAGCCGGTACTGATTCTGCTGCTGAAGACGGTATTTCTGCAGATGTGGGCGCTGATGTCCCAGTGAGGCGGTCCAGGAGGAATTCGTTCAATCCTGCCGAGGCTGAGGAAGCAGGAGAGGCTGTTGCTGTTGACAGGAAGCCCAAGCGCAAGAATCAGGAGAATGACGAGGGCGTTGCTGTTATCGCTCAGGCTAGAGTTACGAGAAGGTCAAATTTGGAGTGGTCTGCTACTGTATTGCCTCCTGCTGTTGAGAAGAAGAGAGGGAGGCAGAATGCAGCTGAGTCTGATGTGCAGAAGTCCGCTCTGGTGGAAGTAACAGCTAGGACTACAAGGTCTCGCTCAATCGTACCTGTTGTGGTGCCACCCACTGTGGTTGAGAACAAGAGGAGGAAGACTGGAGATCCACAAACAACTGTAGAGTTGACTATGCTTTCAGATGTGCCCAGAAGTGATTTTCCTGCCACCAGGTCTTTAAGGAACAAAATTGTCCACGTTAACAACAGCGTCGTGGACGAAACTCACACTACCAGGCAGTTGGAAAACAAGATGCGTCCGTCTACTCGTAGGCATCAACAGGTTGCATCTTCTCCGGAGGATAAAGGTCAAAAAATTCCTGCTACCAGTAAGTCCCCTCTACTGAGGTGGTCACGGAGAAACTATTCTGAGGCCAATAGTGCAAATTCAGTAAACATCAAATTGGCCAAAGACTCGAGCACAGCTCAGCCATTGGCACACCATAATTCTCATTCTGAAGATTTGGAGAAACAACCAGCAGTTAAAGAACCAATTAAACGGTCAACACGTAAATCTATTGCTTTGGCTGCACTTGAGAAAGAGAAGGATGTAATTGAAGGAAAGAACCCTGAAGCACATGTTAGGCGATCAACGAGGAAATCAGTTGTGCAGGTTAAAGATACCAAAAGTATTGTTGAAGAGACTCAATATGCTAACAGTGAAGATGTGGCGAAGCAACCAGCAACTAAAGGACCTGCTAGGGGGCTGAGACGTAAATCTGTTATCACAGAATTGCATGAGAAAGAGAAGAGTCTCATTGCCGAAAAGAACATGGAAACAGATGAAGCGATATTAACGCGGAAGCCTGTAATCCCAGTTAaaaatattaaagctgttggtgaAGGAATTCAAATTGGTAAGGGCAAAGATGTGGATAAACAATTTGTTGTGAAGCAACCTACTAGGCGATCATCGCGCAAATCTGTGCTGCCTGATATGCTTGAGAATAATAGTGGACTTCTAGCACCCAAAATGAATGCTGAGATGAATGTTAGGAGATCAACACGGAAGTCTGTTCTTCCTGACATGCATAATGAGAAGCAAGATCACCATAAAATGGCTAGAAATGAGAACTTGCAAAGTGGTAAATATCAAGATGGTGAGAAGCAACAGAAAGTAAAAGATTCTATTAGGCAATCAAGGAGATCTATCGCTACAGTGCTACTTGAGGGACAAAATAATGATGAAGGAAAAAAGTTCAAAAATCCTACGAGGAGGACAACACACAAATCTCATGCCCTTAATGCAGTTGAAGAGGTCAGCATGGATCACATTGAAGTTGGTGAAGAAGGCTTGAAATTGAGGAAGCGCAGTAGGTTTTTGCTGGAAATATCATCTTCAGCTAATGTTTCCTGGAAGCATCAGAATGCACAGATCTCTAATGAAAAAGATAACACAGAAGGATCGCAGCAGGCATCAAATTGCACAACTTCAAAGAGAAGGTCTTCAAAGAAGAGACGAACAACTGCTCCAGAAGAAGTGATGCCTTTCAAGGTGGCAAATGATGACATAGTTATCATGGAAGAAACAAAGGACACACTTGAATATAATAATGAGTCTAGTAGTAAAGTTCAAGAAATTTGTCAGGTTAATGCTGCAAGAGAAGAGTTCTCTTCAGGTCCATTGCTTGTAACAGTAGCTCCTAGTGACGAAATTTGCACAGTGCAGAGTGTAGCTGTGGTGATACCTGGGTCAGAATCTGGTGACGATGCAAATCAAAGTTCTGATAAGAGTAAGCAACCTCAGGAACATTCTGTCACTCAAACTGTTGATGACCATTTATCTGAAACAAGAAGTGGGAAATTAGATCAATCAACATGCATCACAGGATTAGTCTCTGACAATTGTGTTGTCTCAGAGGACAAAACATTGATGAGTGAAG ACCGTGAAGAGCAAAGCCCTGTGTCCGGAGAACAGAGAGTTAGCTTGGAAGCAAATGCCAATGAGCCTGAGGAAAAGAACCTAGCTAACGTCACATCAACTGATCTCCACACCAAAAGTCTGCAGCATGATATTGACAGAATAGCTAAAGAGACTGATAAAG ATGTTTTGTCTTTGGTTTTCCCTATTGAAGAGCATGAAGAAAAATATGGAGTGAGCCCTATAGCTGTTGAAAAGTGCGTCTGTCGTGAAGCAAGTGCATGTGAATCTGCACGAAAACCCCTAACCGTTATCTTTTCTAACAATCTCCACACCAAACATCTGCAACATGATTGTGATGTGCTAATTAAGGAGACTGGTGAAG AAGTTTTAGCTCAGGAGAATTGTAATGACCAGCCTGTTCCTGCCCAGACCGACCTAGAAATTAAGTTAAATGATGAACTTGCTGATCCGG ATGTTTTAGCTCAGGAGAATTGTAATGACCAGCCTGTTCCTGCCAACGAGCCTGAGGAAAAGAACCTAGCTAACGTCATATCAACTGATCTCCACACCAAAACTCTGCAGCATGATAATGACAGAATAGCTGAAGAGACTGATAAAG ACCATGAAGAGCAAAGCAATGTGTTCGGAGAACGGAGAGTTAGCTTGGAAGCAAATGCCAACGAGCCTGAGGAAAAGAACCTAGCTAACGTCATATCAACTGATCTCCACACCAAAACTCTGCAGCATGATAATGACAGAATAGCTGAAGAGACTGATAAAG ACCATGAAGAGCAAAGCAATGTGTCCGGAGAACGGAGAGTTAGCTTGGAAGCAAATGCCAACGAGCCTGAGGAAAAGAACCTAGCTAACGTCATATCAACTGATCTCCACACCAAAACTCTGCAGCATGATAATGACAGAATAGCTGAAGAGACTGATAAAG ATGTTTCGTCTTTGGTTTTCCCTATTGAAGAGCATGAAGAAAAATATGCAGTGAGCCCTATAGCTGTTGAAAAGAGCGTCAGTCGGGAAGCCAGTGCATGTGAATCTGCAGGAAAACCCCTAACTGTCATCTTTTCTAACGATCTCCACACCAAACATCTGCAACATGATTGTGATGTGCTAATTAAGGAGACTGGTGAAG ATGTTTTAGCTCAGGAGAATTGTAATGACCAGCCTGTTCCGGCCCAGACTGACCTAGAAATGAAGTTAAACGATGAACTTGCTGATCCGG AAGTTTTAGCTCAGGAGAATTGTAATGACCAGCCTGTTCTTGCTCAGACTGACCTAGAAACTAAGTTAAACGATGAACTTGCTGATCTGGCTATGGAATCAGGTTGTAGCATTACTGAAAGGAATGAAGGGCTTGTTGCTCATAATCTTGATCAAGAAG GTTTCCTTGAAGCAACACCAGAGTGCAAACAGGAATGTGGTTTGCCTGAGGAGACAGTAATTTCCTCAAAAGAAACAGGATCTCTGCTGTGTGCAGATCAATCACCAATTGGTCTGGAATCTTTATTTTCGCAAGAAAGCATAGTTGAATCAGTGGGGCATTGTGCACTTGCTTCAGCAACAACTCATACCGAAAATGGCTTTGATGATTCAAAAGATTGCCATAACAAGTCTGCACTTGAAAATGTTCATGTGCCAGAACCTTGTTCACACAATGATACTAAAGGAGGCATTTTTAAAAATGTTGATTGTATGCATACATCCCAGCGAGATGATAGAATGGAAG gagtaccagaggctaacactgaTGAAGAACATGTTCTGTCAGCCTTTTTGCTGGATGCAAATCACCTAAACGT AGTCATTAATTCTGAAGAAGTGGTTTGTGAGGGTGAAGATAGTAAGGAGCTTCTCCATTCGGAAGACTGTAAAGCTTCATCCGAGAAAACAGATGTGAATG ATGGCAATGTATATGGTATTAGTGATGCTGTAGTGAGATGTGCACTGCATGCTCCAGCCGATGATAATTATGAGATTTTTTTGGGTCCCAATACTGATGTACCACGTCAGGTTTATAATGACGGATGCAGTGATGTCAAAGAAGATCGATTTGCTTCCAAACCCTGGACAATTGATATTATTGAGGATGCCTCTGTCAAAGAAAGATCAAATTTAAAAGATTGGCAACTTGATTCCAAGTTGGAGGGCACAGAAATAGTGGAATCTGGCCTTTACTTCAATAAGGATATTGGTAACATTTTACATAGTGGATCTATTGGTGAAATAACTCCATCTGGTTCTGGTTTATCAAAAGATTCATCTGTGGACTATAGAGGGGAGGTTTTAGATGGCTTCTCAATGGAAGCATCTCTTGAAAGGTCTTCTACACGTGGGGAACAAAATGGTTGTAGACTAG ATGCTATTGAGAATCCTTCAATTACTTTAGCAACTTCTGGTTATAAGCATGAAGGTGCTTTATCTGAGGAAGCAGTGTACACAAAGAAGAATTACGCTGGAACATGCTTGTCAAATCCCAGGGAATTAATCATGGAGCTGCAATCCCATTTCTCAAAGGAAAACATAAATGAATCTGATCCTCATGACAGCCTTGTATTCCCAACTGCTGAAAATTCAGCAGATGAACAGCTGGTTAAAGTACACCATGGTTCTAATCTGTCTCAGTTAGGATTAACTGATCTGTTGGATGGACCAATTGGGTGTTCCAATACCGACGTGTTGTGCCAGTGTGACAATcataaaaatcaatccaatgaggACAAGGTAGAGGAAGTTGAGGCGGTGTCTGCTGCTAAATACATAGAAAGTGAAGTTGTGCTGCTCCCATCTCAAGAGAGATCAAATTTGAATAATGAGCAGCTTAACACCAAGTTGGAAAGCCCAAACATTATGGGATCTTGCCTTAACTGTGATAACGATGTTTGTAATACTTCGGACAATGGATCTGTTTTTGTCATTGGTAAAAGAACTCCATCTGCTTCTGGCTTACCAGAAGATTATCCTAAGGATAGTGACTTGCAACAACCGGTTTTAGATAGCTTCTCAGTGGTTTCATCTTTTCAAGACAATATATCTGGGAAGAAAACTGTTTCTGGTGTAGCAG GCAGTGAGATTCTTTCTTTAAGTTTAGCAACTCCTGATTATAAACATGAAGATGGTTTCTCTGAGGAAGCAGTATGCAGAACAAAGAATTATACTGGAACTTCCTCGGTAGATCCGAGGCATTTAGACATGGAGGGGCACTCTATTTACTCTGAGGGAGGTACTGAAAAATCTAATCTGCAAGATAATCTTGCATTTCTAAGCGCTGAGAGTGGAAAAGATGAACCTATTATTTGCCATGTTGAGAAACTGGTTGACGCACATGCTTCTTCAGATACATACCAAGGTCCTTGTCAAGATCTAGGCAGACATGAAGAACAAGAGAGCTGCATGTCTATTCCTATGCAAGCCAAAGAAAGTGGAG GGGTTTTGAGGTCTAGCCACACGAAAGGGTCAGTTACAGCAGCCCAAATTGATTTGGCAGGTGATGCCCATCTTATTGTGAG TGATAATGCTGCTGCCAAGCAAGTGTTTAGTGAGGAGAAAGAGGAAACaaaatctatctcttcttcagatattgATATCCTTCATGAAAAATCATACTCCAGTGGACACG ATGACCATGCTGCTTGTGCTGCCGAAACTCAGTTCTACCATCCACAGAAAGCATCTATATCTGATGGACTACATTTGGGTCCTAGTTCTTTGCAAGTAGAATCACTGGATGCTTTGGATAGCGATATACTGTATGTTAACACAGGAGTTCTCGAGCAGCATCATAAAGAGGGTTACTATGAACCCAGTGTCTACCAAATCACTTCAGGCATTTGCACAATGTCTGAAGCTGAACCATTCGAAGTTTTAGAAACTGGAAAAGATGTAAAAACGCCATCTAAGCTAGATGAGCAACTTAATCCTGGGTTGGACGGAGATGAAGCTGAGAAACACAGCTTAGACTGTGGTACAGACACCAGTCCTGTGATGAGCAAGAGAACCCTTTCTTCACCAGGATCAG GACCATGCCAGCAGTATGTAAATGAAAGCACCACCAGTACACAGTCGACTGATAATCACCCAAACGACCTACCCGCTCCGAGATCTCCTGAACAATCCGCGTGTTTTCAGAATGACAACGATTCGGGTTCAGTAG GCATTTGTCAAAGCAGCAGGCGAAGAGGTATAGATGAACTTTGCGGTAAGCTGCAGAGTTTCAAAGTTTCCAGCGCCGTAAAAGGAAGCTACGTAGCTATGGGTGCACCTCGTCCGAAGCCTGGGGACAGCACGAGCCGATCTGCAGCCGCGCTGCTCAGGAACATAGAGAACACAACTGCTGTTAAAGCTGGCCGTCCTCCTGTCAAGCCAAACGCCGATGGTAAGGACTCGTCTAGGCGAGCCCTGCAGCCCATAAGCGGAAGGCCTGACAGTAGGTAG